The following are encoded in a window of Drosophila simulans strain w501 chromosome 3L, Prin_Dsim_3.1, whole genome shotgun sequence genomic DNA:
- the LOC6736556 gene encoding cysteine and histidine-rich protein 1 homolog encodes MSVESSSSAVQQPPSSSNLPLLGDNQVVATTSSASSASSSSTSSSSSSVGGGNVVGVPLDTQGSGEPPAKKQLLDGGGGGATSSSGSSLLSSAAAASGMHEKLAHRISNALCCAVCLDLPKTAMYQCQMGHLMCAACFTHLLADGRLRDQIATCPNCRVEISKSTASRNLAVEKAASELPSECQFCNKEFPYKSLERHEQHECQERPTKCKYHRIGCQWRGPYHETNEHERNCLHPQKSGYEVMAALEAHDDRIKEEKKMFNTLIDLLSYEKIIFNDLQMKPYRTDEYVHKLFYETARFSAFNQQWVVKARINNSQRDPHQSNERTITYQLILKTKTSTPMSIHFFALKGPFSDMKVSTQIYKHEFTETSTESEYYVLPLPDGIGGSGSSECNRMLANKGINFRLLMFLLNK; translated from the exons ATGTCGGTGGAATCCTCCAGCTCGGCGGTTCAACAGCCGCCGTCGTCCTCGAACCTACCGCTCCTGGGCGACAACCAGGTGGTGGCCACGACCAGCTCTGCCTCCTCGGCCTCTTCCTCATCCacatcgtcgtcctcctcgtcggtGGGCGGCGGCAATGTGGTGGGCGTGCCGCTGGACACGCAGGGCAGCGGAGAACCGCCGGCCAAGAAACAGTTGTTGGATGGAGGGGGCGGTGgtgccaccagcagcagcggcagcagcttgCTTTCCAGTGCCGCAGCCGCCTCGGGAATGCACGAAAAGCTGGCCCACCGCATCTCCAATGCCCTGTGCTGCGCCGTCTGCCTGGATTTGCCCAAGACGGCCATGTACCAG TGCCAGATGGGCCATCTGATGTGCGCCGCCTGTTTCACGCATCTGCTGGCGGATGGACG CTTGCGCGATCAGATTGCCACGTGCCCCAATTGCCGCGTGGAAATTTCCAAGAGCACTGCGTCGCGCAACTTGGCCGTGGAGAAGGCCGCCTCAGAATTGCCCAGCGAGTGCCAA TTCTGCAACAAGGAGTTCCCATACAAATCGCTCGAACGCCATGAACAACACGAGTGCCAGGAGCGCCCGACCAAGTGCAAATACCATCGCATTGGCTGCCAGTGGCGGGGACCCTACCACGAGA CCAACGAGCATGAGCGCAACTGCTTGCATCCCCAGAAGTCTGGCTACGAGGTAATGGCGGCCCTGGAGGCCCACGACGATAGGATcaaggaggagaagaagaTGTTTAACACCCTGATTGACTTGCTTAGCTACGAGAAGATCATATTCAATG ATCTCCAAATGAAGCCCTACCGCACAGACGAGTACGTACACAAGCTCTTTTATGAGACGGCCCGCTTCTCGGCCTTCAATCAGCAGTGGGTGGTGAAGGCGCGCATCAACAACAGCCAGCGCGATCCGCATCAGTCCAACGAGCGGACCATCACCTATCAGCTGATCCTCAAGACAAAGACCAGCACGCCCATGAGCATACATTTCTTTGCGCTGAAGGGTCCGTTCTCGGATATGAAAGTTTCCACGCAGATATACAAACATGAATTCACCGAGACG AGTACCGAAAGCGAGTACTATGTCTTGCCATTGCCAGATGGAATCGGCGGTAGCGGCTCCAGCGAATGCAACCGTATGCTGGCCAACAAAGGCATTAACTTCCG CCTGCTCATGTTTCTGCTGAATAAGTAG
- the LOC6736555 gene encoding uncharacterized protein LOC6736555, with translation MAKTKKNVRAKAKSVVGAAKQKAQDMKAKQREDRLLHKTLTPKKTTTKKEKSEAKHKKLLKRFAETRKERKEERKNNEKTKTFGDLKSLRDALPSLQDIYKLVKTKQKDVSEQAALTEPEVRLSANEKIRKKRTEMVNTVTSFEKLIKDKNFKKNPREFIAALVRNKYQAMEEDDHE, from the coding sequence ATGGCAAAGACCAAGAAAAATGTGAGGGCCAAGGCGAAAAGCGTGGTGGGGGCGGCCAAGCAGAAGGCGCAGGACATGAAGGCCAAGCAGCGCGAGGATCGGCTGCTTCACAAGACCCTTACGCCCAAGAAGACGACCACCAAGAAGGAGAAATCCGAGGCGAAACACAAGAAGCTGCTCAAGCGGTTCGCCGAAACGCGTAAGGAACGCAAGGAGGAGCGCAAGAATAACGAGAAGACCAAGACCTTCGGAGATCTAAAATCACTGCGGGATGCCCTACCCTCGCTGCAGGACATCTACAAGCTGGTTAAGACCAAGCAAAAGGATGTCTCGGAGCAGGCAGCCCTCACAGAACCAGAGGTCCGACTGAGTGCCAACGAGAAGATTCGGAAGAAACGCACTGAAATGGTCAACACCGTCACGTCCTTCGAGAAGCTCATCAAGGACAAGAACTTCAAGAAGAATCCCCGCGAATTCATCGCAGCCCTTGTGCGCAACAAGTATCAGGCGATGGAAGAGGACGACCACGAATAG
- the LOC6736554 gene encoding putative glycerol kinase 5: MSAPPKVAVKPAGVAKDSQCAEDSCPGSPAFILALDVGTTCVRSFVLDEQCEVRGSAVDAVELLNPQPGHFEIEPESLWRKIVGVITQAVKNAKLTPPDITCLTICTQRCTFLTWDHRSGEYYHNFITWKDLRADELVDQWNASWTKSSMNWFSYALFLLTCQSRFLAGSVLKLMNGQVTPRLLFEIMNNKTLKQALMQKKARVELLDSWILHKLRTGSSSDKDVEHITDVTSSTATGLYDPFTLSWSPLISWLFGINSKILPRVVDNGYKGFGHVHPTAFGSDWANTEIPIAASLSDQTAAIWGSQCFQRNDVKVTMGTGAFLNLVTGDRCQAAISGMYPLVAWQFKKPTRQQGAVYCIEGASHDFGTVVTWAQSCELFDSPANTSDIAQSVPDTNDVFFMPAFSGLGPPVNDYRSASGFIGLTPSTTKAHMVRALLESIVFRLVQLIEAAEKETSQKLHMIRVDGGVSRNDFVCQFLADLSRLRVERAENAESSIMGATFMAGINHGIWRDVEDLKRFRQVERVFEPRAKEYETIANRMDKWSRTIARFSDWY, translated from the exons ATGTCGGCGCCTCCAAAAGTAGCAGTCAAGCCAGCAGGAGTAGCCAAGGATTCCCAGTGTGCGGAGGACTCGTGCCCAGGCTCACCCGCTTTCATACTCGCCCTGGATGTGGGCACCACCTGCGTGCGGAGCTTCGTTCTGGACGAACAATGCGAGGTTCGGGGATCGGCGGTGGATGCT GTGGAGCTACTGAACCCGCAGCCGGGCCATTTCGAAATCGAACCCGAGAGCTTGTGGCGCAAAATCGTTGGCGTTATAACGCAGGCAGTGAAAA ATGCTAAACTGACACCACCGGACATCACTTGCCTGACCATCTGCACGCAGCGCTGCACCTTTCTCACGTGGGATCATCGCAGTGGCGAGTACTATCACAATTTCATCACCTGGAAGGATCTGCGCGCCGACGAGCTGGTCGACCAGTGGAATGCCAGCTGGACGAAGAGCTCTATGAACTGGTTCTCGTATGCCCTGTTCCTGCTCACCTGTCAGTCACGATTCCTTGCCGGCAGCGTCCTCAAGCTGATGAATGGCCAGGTCACACCAAGGCTACTCTTCGAGATAATGAACAACAAGACGTTGAAGCAGGCTCTGATGCAGAAGAAAGCACGTGTGGAGCTGCTCGACTCGTGGATCCTACACAAGCTAAGAACTGGCAGCAGTAGCGATAAGGATGTGGAGCACATAACCGATGTGACCTCGAGTACGGCGACGGGTTTGTACGATCCCTTCACGCTCAGCTGGTCGCCGCTTATAAGCTGGCTATTCGGCATCAAT TCAAAAATCCTGCCGCGTGTGGTGGACAATGGCTACAAGGGATTTGGGCATGTGCATCCCACTGCCTTCGGTTCGGATTGGGCCAACACAGAGATACCCATTGCTGCCTCTTTAAGTGACCAAACGGCAGCCATTTGGGGCTCCCAGTGTTTCCAGAGGAACGACGTCAAGGTCACAATGGGTACGGGTGCGTTCCTAAATCTGGTCACGGGCGATCGTTGTCAGGCTGCCATCTCTGGCATGTATCCCCTGGTGGCCTGGCAGTTCAAGAAACCAACCAGGCAGCAGGGAGCCGTCTACTGCATTGAGGGAGCATCCCATGACTTTGGCACCGTGGTCACTTGGGCGCAATCGTGCGAGCTCTTCGATAGTCCAGCGAATACCTCAGATATTGCACAGTCAGTTCCAGATACGAACGATGTGTTCTTCATGCCCGCCTTCAGTGGCCTGGGG CCCCCGGTCAACGATTATCGGTCAGCAAGTGGCTTTATTGGCCTCACTCCGTCCACCACCAAGGCCCACATGGTGCGGGCTCTGCTCGAGAGCATAGTGTTTCGTCTGGTGCAGCTGATTGAGGCCGCTGAGAAGGAGACCTCTCAGAAGCTTCATATGATTAG GGTTGATGGCGGCGTCTCCCGCAACGACTTCGTCTGCCAATTTCTGGCGGATCTCAGCCGACTGAGGGTGGAGCGGGCGGAGAATGCGGAGAGCAGCATCATGGGCGCCACTTTCATGGCGGGTATCAATCACGGAATCTGGCGCGATGTGGAGGATCTCAAACGTTTCCGGCAAGTGGAGCGCGTCTTCGAACCGCGTGCCAAGGAGTACGAAACCATTGCCAACCGGATGGACAAATGGAGCCGGACGATTGCCCGGTTTAGTGACTGGTATTAG